Proteins encoded within one genomic window of Rubripirellula tenax:
- a CDS encoding response regulator, whose translation MAAILLLDNDRDLLCAMRRFLRDQPCDLFIASSTEMAMDMFRRCKFDIVVVDRTLASRSRMDLLAWLAKHFPDTVQVVMSGNTKLETTEMEQDQKHVFRLLAKPIADSELAFAIRDSLVVCKSPSRPTDRRVSAGVRDATRKRQTSIESLRPVPYRRTGRRGLVRYKSIQFATTN comes from the coding sequence ATGGCAGCGATTCTCTTACTCGACAACGACAGAGACCTGTTGTGTGCGATGCGGCGTTTTCTGCGAGACCAACCGTGCGACTTGTTCATCGCCAGTTCCACCGAAATGGCCATGGATATGTTCCGTCGGTGCAAGTTCGACATCGTCGTCGTGGATCGTACGCTTGCTAGTCGTTCCCGGATGGACCTGCTCGCTTGGCTCGCCAAGCATTTTCCCGATACCGTTCAAGTTGTGATGTCGGGAAACACGAAGTTGGAAACGACGGAAATGGAACAGGATCAGAAACATGTGTTCCGACTTCTGGCCAAACCGATCGCTGATTCAGAACTAGCGTTTGCAATTCGTGACAGTCTGGTTGTTTGCAAGTCGCCATCGAGGCCAACGGATCGTCGGGTGTCCGCGGGAGTTCGCGACGCTACGCGAAAACGGCAAACATCGATCGAATCTTTGAGGCCCGTTCCGTACCGCAGGACTGGGCGGCGTGGATTGGTTCGTTACAAATCGATTCAGTTCGCTACGACCAATTGA
- a CDS encoding BLUF domain-containing protein, translated as MKSNLQPARPLKQLVYTSSAIASFDPLELEHLLERSRHRNQMAAITGVLLYRDSTFFQVLEGPVDAVDALFQRIESDPRHAKTVVLSSQKIKSRNFGDWPMGFAHQPNVIEQLPGFVDFFARTDPTEFTASESHPEPRFTDLRKNSQRMRQILEGFRRGRWQRSEFQERHLASLSSAS; from the coding sequence ATGAAATCTAATCTGCAACCTGCCAGACCGCTGAAGCAACTGGTCTACACCAGTTCCGCGATCGCGTCGTTCGATCCATTGGAACTTGAACACCTGTTGGAAAGGTCTCGCCATCGAAACCAGATGGCGGCGATCACGGGCGTCCTTCTGTATCGCGACTCGACGTTTTTCCAAGTATTGGAAGGACCGGTCGACGCCGTCGACGCACTGTTCCAGCGCATTGAAAGCGACCCACGACATGCCAAAACCGTCGTGTTGTCCAGTCAGAAAATCAAGAGTCGGAATTTCGGCGATTGGCCCATGGGTTTCGCCCATCAGCCCAACGTCATCGAACAGTTACCGGGCTTCGTCGACTTCTTTGCTCGGACCGACCCGACCGAATTCACCGCCAGTGAATCGCACCCGGAACCCCGTTTCACGGATCTGAGGAAAAACTCTCAGCGGATGCGACAGATCCTAGAGGGATTTCGCCGCGGACGTTGGCAACGAAGCGAGTTTCAAGAGCGACATCTGGCTTCGCTGAGCAGTGCTTCCTGA
- a CDS encoding DUF3859 domain-containing protein: MAKRKPEIKMRSFGIYADWDPDTKELPRFLNATTRVEAKVGVEFGFIINAKNCKNLELDFCIDHPGILDADGKRREPFDGSVYVKSNDWNFYLGDTIWEPVADKIGLWCLFLSMGDTIVAQKTFDLYQAD; the protein is encoded by the coding sequence ATGGCGAAACGGAAACCGGAAATCAAGATGCGAAGTTTCGGCATCTACGCGGACTGGGATCCCGATACAAAGGAGTTACCTCGCTTTTTGAACGCGACCACGCGGGTCGAAGCGAAAGTGGGTGTGGAATTCGGTTTCATCATCAACGCCAAGAATTGTAAAAATCTTGAACTGGATTTTTGTATCGACCATCCCGGCATTCTGGATGCGGATGGCAAGCGTCGCGAGCCTTTCGACGGCAGTGTGTACGTGAAGTCGAACGATTGGAACTTCTATCTGGGCGACACGATTTGGGAACCCGTTGCCGACAAAATCGGTCTTTGGTGCCTGTTTTTGTCGATGGGTGACACGATCGTCGCACAGAAGACGTTCGACCTTTACCAGGCCGACTGA
- a CDS encoding NPCBM/NEW2 domain-containing protein gives MNLRSNRLSVHHFFLAVVATAVFVAAAAPVHGVDARPRADATEIATADRRIRTSANADGVASPGQVVVVYFTPKDRTPAADHVARMRRIVNETAGFYSSELERHGFPDRTMNVLRNADGEVDVIDVVGDDADESYGKPDGGRIRDEVIPILRQRQIDPDRSVLLLFCNLMDYDAAKSTISHHSPYYGGGNRLSGTAWQCDSELLDPLRLRDTTPLRDGEYGNITIGKHVSIFIGGVIHELGHALGLPHCRQRKDEAVRGTSLMGSGNRTYAEQLRGEGKGTFLTQTHAIRLAAHPAMVSRVPRSVDTRSSVQWNDLRVSVDANRSIVVRGSVESSIAIHGVIAYFDPEGHGDYDATTASAVPREGGEFGLQCGDLPPGRRGQLRLVTCHVNGSTTQRVFSYEVNGTGKPVVSSARLEVELEPMIEALRREKLDEAKAFLAASSGDDETLRKIGQAVIDRFEDTDASPDRKYLSEWTPLSESVGWLKPTYDCVPDQQRLLSIDGDYFARGIYAHAPAEHGYHLDGEWKRLTGRCGLQAEHPGSVGFQILGDGKVLWRAKKMQLGESATFDIPVAGVNTLTLRVDEGGDGAGGDWGVWIEPLVSR, from the coding sequence ATGAATTTACGATCGAACAGACTGTCAGTTCATCATTTCTTTCTCGCTGTAGTCGCCACTGCAGTCTTTGTTGCCGCTGCGGCTCCGGTGCATGGGGTTGATGCGCGTCCCCGCGCTGACGCGACAGAGATCGCGACCGCAGATCGCCGAATTCGGACTTCGGCAAACGCCGACGGTGTTGCGTCACCGGGTCAGGTCGTCGTCGTCTACTTCACCCCGAAGGATCGAACGCCAGCGGCGGACCACGTTGCTCGGATGCGGCGGATCGTGAATGAAACAGCCGGTTTCTATTCCTCGGAATTGGAACGCCACGGATTCCCCGATCGCACGATGAATGTTTTGCGCAACGCCGATGGCGAGGTAGATGTCATCGATGTTGTCGGGGACGATGCCGATGAAAGCTACGGAAAGCCTGACGGTGGTCGAATTCGTGACGAAGTGATACCGATTTTGCGACAGCGTCAGATCGATCCGGATCGCAGCGTGCTCTTGTTGTTTTGCAATCTGATGGACTACGACGCGGCGAAAAGTACGATTTCACATCACAGCCCATACTATGGCGGCGGCAATCGTCTATCGGGTACCGCGTGGCAGTGTGATTCAGAGTTGCTGGACCCGCTGCGACTTCGAGACACGACGCCGCTGCGAGACGGAGAGTACGGAAATATCACGATCGGAAAGCACGTTTCGATTTTTATCGGCGGTGTTATCCATGAACTAGGTCACGCGTTGGGGCTTCCCCATTGCCGCCAACGAAAGGACGAAGCGGTTCGCGGTACATCCTTGATGGGATCGGGCAATCGGACTTATGCCGAACAGTTGCGTGGGGAAGGGAAGGGCACGTTTCTGACCCAGACGCATGCGATACGATTGGCCGCGCATCCGGCGATGGTGTCTCGCGTTCCACGTTCGGTTGACACAAGATCCAGTGTGCAGTGGAACGATTTGCGAGTGTCCGTGGATGCAAATCGGTCGATTGTGGTTCGAGGCTCCGTCGAGTCTTCGATTGCGATACACGGAGTCATTGCGTATTTCGATCCCGAGGGCCACGGTGACTACGATGCAACGACGGCTTCAGCGGTTCCCCGGGAAGGCGGTGAGTTCGGATTGCAATGTGGCGATCTTCCGCCCGGTCGCCGAGGCCAGTTGCGACTGGTCACCTGTCATGTCAACGGATCCACGACTCAGCGTGTGTTTTCATACGAAGTGAATGGGACGGGGAAGCCGGTCGTTTCCTCGGCGCGGTTGGAGGTCGAGCTTGAACCGATGATCGAGGCGCTCCGACGCGAAAAGCTCGATGAGGCGAAGGCATTTCTAGCGGCGTCGTCGGGGGACGACGAAACGCTGCGTAAAATAGGCCAAGCCGTTATCGATCGTTTCGAAGACACCGACGCCTCGCCCGATAGGAAGTATTTGAGCGAGTGGACGCCCCTTTCCGAGTCCGTCGGGTGGTTGAAGCCAACGTACGATTGCGTCCCCGATCAGCAGCGTTTGCTGTCCATTGATGGTGACTATTTTGCGAGAGGGATTTATGCCCATGCGCCGGCCGAACATGGCTATCATCTCGACGGCGAATGGAAACGATTGACTGGTCGATGCGGCTTGCAAGCCGAGCATCCTGGTAGCGTCGGATTTCAAATTCTTGGTGATGGAAAAGTTCTTTGGCGAGCCAAGAAAATGCAACTCGGTGAATCGGCTACGTTCGACATTCCAGTTGCCGGTGTCAACACGCTCACCTTGCGAGTCGACGAAGGGGGTGATGGAGCGGGGGGCGATTGGGGTGTCTGGATCGAGCCGCTCGTATCGCGATAA
- a CDS encoding sulfatase-like hydrolase/transferase, which produces MLFVLIAVTNVLAEDSKDAKQPNIVFFFTDDQTTSTLGCYGNGQIQTPNIDAIAARGTRFENAFVSQSICWVSRTTILTGLTGRSYGTAANPEFARADAVETLYTDVLRDNGYRTGYFGKWHAKMPKEFQREDHFDEVEVIGRNPYYKRQADGTLRHETDVIVDRGIDFVKSQPKDKPFALNMWFNACHAEDSDRRPGIGHFPWPRELDGMYDDITIPSPRLGDPAIFEALPDFLKTTINRERFFWRWNTDAKYQTNMRAYYRMVTGIDRAIGRFMDALDEAGLAENTIVVYTADNGYYMGNRGLAGKWSHYEEALRVPMIIADPRLPASQQGKTTDAMALNLDLPSTFVDWAGGEIPNRYQGRSLRPIVEDAKPTDWRSETFHEHFAVRNRIPAFEGLRNEKYKYVRYFDDGNHEFLHDLVNDPDELVNLAPDPDHAETLTAMRNRTTAVVAELGGPLDPLADPFTDSTVPHPEAAANVGAKVDKDGFVRIFDGKSLRGWTSLSDSPDADYWSVEDGAMTGKTDGSLKMNHFITWEQSTVQNFDLRVKVKVTAGGNSGLQYRGTSRSDMGLDVVTGYQCDVVADNPNYNGMLYEEKGRRILSHTGQKVIVDVDGSPWIVGDFPVKSFEADQWHDYRVLVEGNHHRHWIDGHPTADLIDLDVNGRSLEGVLAVQVHVGPAMKIQYKDFMIKHLPDDLPLMQAADHPISDDAVGVKPQGKLPKNWTPPIYGERLPTAAAN; this is translated from the coding sequence ATGCTTTTTGTTTTGATCGCCGTCACAAACGTGTTGGCGGAGGATTCGAAAGACGCGAAGCAGCCGAACATCGTTTTCTTTTTCACCGATGACCAAACGACCAGCACGCTTGGATGCTATGGCAACGGTCAGATACAAACGCCGAACATCGACGCCATCGCCGCACGGGGGACTCGGTTCGAGAATGCGTTCGTCTCGCAGTCGATCTGCTGGGTCAGTCGTACGACGATTCTGACTGGCCTAACCGGACGCAGTTACGGGACCGCCGCCAACCCAGAGTTCGCGCGGGCGGACGCCGTCGAAACACTTTACACCGACGTGCTGCGAGACAACGGTTATCGGACGGGCTATTTCGGAAAGTGGCACGCAAAGATGCCGAAGGAGTTTCAACGCGAAGACCATTTTGACGAAGTCGAAGTGATTGGCCGCAACCCGTATTACAAACGACAAGCCGACGGAACGCTGCGACACGAAACCGACGTGATCGTTGATCGAGGCATCGACTTCGTAAAATCGCAACCCAAGGACAAACCTTTCGCGCTGAACATGTGGTTCAACGCATGTCATGCCGAAGACAGCGATCGTCGACCGGGGATTGGCCATTTCCCATGGCCTCGCGAACTGGACGGCATGTACGACGACATCACGATCCCGAGTCCGCGACTGGGCGATCCGGCAATCTTCGAAGCTCTACCCGACTTCTTGAAAACAACGATCAACCGCGAACGTTTTTTCTGGCGCTGGAATACCGACGCCAAATATCAGACCAACATGCGAGCCTACTATCGCATGGTCACGGGTATCGACCGGGCGATCGGCCGTTTCATGGACGCACTTGACGAGGCCGGATTGGCGGAAAACACGATCGTTGTTTACACCGCGGACAACGGGTACTACATGGGCAATCGCGGATTGGCGGGCAAATGGTCTCACTACGAGGAAGCGTTACGAGTCCCGATGATCATCGCCGATCCTCGGCTGCCGGCCAGCCAACAAGGCAAGACGACCGACGCCATGGCGCTCAACTTGGACCTTCCATCAACCTTCGTGGATTGGGCGGGCGGCGAGATACCGAACCGCTATCAGGGCCGCAGTTTGCGTCCCATTGTCGAAGACGCAAAGCCGACCGATTGGCGAAGCGAAACGTTCCACGAACATTTTGCAGTCCGAAATCGCATTCCCGCCTTCGAAGGTCTGCGCAACGAAAAGTACAAATATGTCCGCTATTTTGACGACGGGAACCACGAGTTCTTGCATGACTTGGTCAACGATCCCGACGAATTGGTGAACCTTGCCCCTGATCCGGATCACGCCGAAACGCTAACGGCGATGCGCAATCGGACGACCGCTGTCGTTGCCGAACTGGGGGGCCCGTTGGACCCGTTGGCCGATCCGTTCACCGATTCAACGGTGCCGCATCCCGAAGCCGCTGCGAACGTGGGTGCCAAAGTGGACAAAGATGGTTTTGTCAGAATCTTTGACGGAAAATCGCTGCGTGGTTGGACGTCACTTTCCGATTCGCCCGACGCGGACTATTGGTCGGTCGAGGACGGAGCCATGACGGGCAAGACGGACGGATCTTTGAAGATGAACCACTTCATCACTTGGGAACAGTCGACGGTTCAGAACTTTGATCTACGAGTCAAAGTCAAGGTGACCGCCGGTGGGAACAGCGGACTGCAGTACCGTGGCACGTCGCGGTCCGATATGGGGCTGGACGTCGTGACGGGCTACCAATGCGATGTCGTCGCGGATAACCCGAACTACAACGGCATGTTGTACGAAGAAAAGGGTCGCCGAATTTTGTCGCATACGGGCCAAAAAGTGATCGTCGACGTCGACGGATCACCTTGGATCGTTGGTGACTTCCCCGTCAAATCGTTCGAAGCGGACCAGTGGCACGACTACCGTGTCTTGGTCGAAGGCAACCATCATCGACACTGGATCGATGGTCACCCGACGGCTGACTTGATCGACTTGGACGTAAATGGCCGATCGCTCGAAGGTGTCTTGGCCGTTCAGGTTCACGTCGGACCGGCGATGAAGATCCAATACAAGGACTTCATGATCAAGCACTTGCCCGACGACCTGCCGTTGATGCAGGCCGCGGATCACCCGATCTCTGACGACGCTGTGGGTGTGAAGCCGCAGGGCAAGTTGCCCAAGAATTGGACACCGCCGATCTACGGCGAACGTCTCCCCACCGCTGCCGCGAACTGA
- a CDS encoding glycoside hydrolase family 9 protein, producing MRFPIRPDQIFATVACCLLTQTMADAQEPTSPPRQAVIADFDQPFLFAYGTWQDKAKTTDGIAIIAGVTNQGGAGLNVSIDLTENENGSPAMRVRTGPNNQMQSVRLILVCESDYKPVWQFDLPPSDGQWHWITPRDGASLQAPNSTEEPVDGPMEVDRVVQWQITGDWAGNVAADIQIDQVAVVAATKSMLQERQRSSDQKSKQAEEKLQEQNRLLEQFSERTENSPRVVRTSMAAADVVAIEILAGKMSTCKHQAYRSEPDDTIVQRKDQNGDVVEYQLVRGGETIGSLIGNDRNWLVTWERVSGDPLLLFVADDPENFQIRIDGNPAFTPVRVSRKSRVNGWAQGSRELSLHHTLYLHLSEPISAGSTMNVAMGRLNTQKSEATLTFDPRTVRSESVHVHQIGFRTDDPVKRAFVSCWLGTGGPQKQPERFPFSIVDDATGRVAHRGTGECHFPSSKPEAMARSANFNGTDVARMDFSDFRTAGRYRVVVDGVGCSYPFTIGQDVWTSAWRSQLRGLYNNRSGIELGPPLTNFRKPRDMNPEDGYRVTRSTYRAVEAGNEAFEQLVAGDTGEPAPGWGGYHDAGDWNPRRVTHMRVTMAMLELFDQFPERLRTFDLNIPKDGDLPDMLAEAVFEFSCFRRLQLANGGVGMGLESRGDPRPMETSWHNSFPSYAYAPDYLSSWCYASVAARLSRLIEPFDAGRAADFLESGKRAMAFAELDFDRDEAAGLTKDRPSTWEATDYRNLAALELYRTTRDERYHDVFLENTVLTADQPELFRYGTAIQRDHAFHYARLPPGMGDDGIKTKAIAAIERLAVRGMEYASKNAFNVTSVDPWKPQFIGFYSTADAYDMTRAHALTGKLEYLIGAVQATQFQSGCNPNNLVYTTGVGANPVKHVFKLDARFTGQPVPEGLTPYGNIDFEKWNDEGTTWPIKWVIGNVTQPNPYAWPTHEAYWDLGGWPMLEEFTVDAWTPNVLVWGYLAFR from the coding sequence ATGCGTTTTCCAATTCGACCCGACCAGATATTCGCGACTGTCGCTTGCTGTCTTTTGACTCAAACGATGGCCGATGCTCAGGAACCGACATCGCCGCCGAGACAAGCGGTGATTGCCGACTTTGATCAACCGTTCTTGTTTGCCTATGGAACGTGGCAGGACAAAGCCAAGACGACCGACGGAATCGCAATCATCGCGGGCGTCACCAATCAAGGCGGCGCGGGATTGAACGTCTCGATCGATCTAACGGAAAATGAAAATGGGTCACCCGCGATGCGCGTTAGAACGGGCCCCAACAACCAAATGCAATCCGTTCGGTTGATCCTGGTATGTGAAAGCGACTACAAGCCCGTTTGGCAATTCGACTTGCCGCCTTCGGATGGCCAATGGCACTGGATCACGCCTCGCGATGGTGCTTCGCTGCAAGCGCCGAACTCCACCGAAGAACCTGTCGATGGTCCGATGGAGGTCGATCGTGTGGTGCAGTGGCAGATCACGGGCGATTGGGCCGGGAACGTTGCGGCAGATATCCAAATTGACCAAGTCGCCGTTGTAGCAGCAACGAAATCAATGCTGCAGGAACGACAACGATCCTCCGATCAAAAGTCGAAACAAGCCGAAGAAAAACTGCAAGAACAAAATCGTTTGCTGGAACAGTTCTCTGAACGAACCGAGAATTCGCCGCGCGTGGTGCGAACCAGCATGGCGGCGGCAGACGTCGTGGCGATCGAAATTCTTGCGGGGAAAATGTCGACTTGCAAGCATCAAGCATACCGATCCGAACCCGACGATACGATCGTCCAGCGCAAAGATCAGAACGGCGATGTGGTCGAGTATCAGTTGGTTCGCGGCGGCGAAACCATCGGTTCGTTGATCGGCAATGACCGAAATTGGTTGGTAACGTGGGAACGAGTCTCCGGAGATCCCTTGTTGCTGTTTGTCGCCGACGATCCCGAAAACTTCCAGATCCGAATCGACGGAAATCCTGCGTTCACGCCTGTGCGTGTTTCGCGAAAGTCACGCGTCAACGGTTGGGCACAAGGATCGCGGGAACTCTCGCTTCACCACACGCTCTATCTGCATCTTTCCGAACCGATCTCGGCGGGTTCGACGATGAATGTTGCCATGGGACGACTCAACACTCAGAAAAGCGAGGCCACGCTGACTTTCGATCCGCGTACCGTTCGTAGCGAATCGGTGCATGTGCATCAAATCGGCTTTCGGACTGACGATCCCGTCAAGCGAGCGTTCGTATCGTGCTGGTTGGGTACCGGCGGACCGCAAAAGCAACCGGAACGCTTTCCGTTTTCGATCGTCGACGATGCGACCGGACGCGTGGCTCATCGTGGAACGGGCGAGTGTCACTTCCCATCAAGCAAACCGGAAGCGATGGCTCGCTCGGCCAACTTCAATGGGACCGACGTCGCACGAATGGACTTCAGCGATTTTCGAACAGCCGGTCGTTACCGCGTTGTCGTCGACGGAGTCGGTTGTTCGTATCCGTTTACCATAGGGCAAGATGTTTGGACGTCGGCATGGCGATCGCAGTTACGTGGTCTGTACAACAATCGGTCCGGCATCGAACTCGGTCCACCGCTCACGAACTTTCGCAAGCCGCGCGACATGAATCCGGAAGACGGTTATCGCGTGACGCGTTCGACTTATCGAGCCGTCGAGGCAGGCAACGAAGCGTTCGAGCAACTGGTTGCCGGCGACACGGGCGAACCTGCGCCCGGTTGGGGCGGCTATCACGACGCGGGTGACTGGAACCCTCGCCGAGTCACTCACATGCGAGTGACGATGGCCATGTTAGAACTCTTCGATCAGTTTCCCGAGCGGCTTCGCACGTTCGACTTGAACATTCCGAAGGACGGAGATCTGCCTGACATGCTTGCCGAAGCGGTCTTTGAGTTCTCCTGCTTCCGTCGGTTACAGCTTGCAAACGGCGGTGTCGGCATGGGGCTAGAAAGTCGCGGCGATCCGAGGCCGATGGAAACCAGTTGGCACAACAGTTTTCCCAGCTATGCGTACGCGCCGGACTACTTATCCAGTTGGTGTTACGCATCTGTCGCAGCCCGCTTGTCTCGATTGATCGAACCGTTTGATGCGGGCCGAGCGGCGGACTTCCTTGAAAGTGGCAAGCGAGCCATGGCATTTGCGGAACTCGATTTTGATCGTGACGAAGCAGCGGGACTCACCAAAGATCGTCCGTCGACGTGGGAAGCCACCGACTATCGCAACCTTGCCGCACTGGAACTCTATCGCACAACACGCGACGAACGGTATCACGACGTTTTTCTCGAAAACACGGTGCTGACTGCCGATCAACCGGAGTTGTTCCGTTATGGAACGGCGATCCAGCGTGACCATGCGTTTCACTACGCGCGGCTTCCGCCGGGCATGGGCGACGATGGGATAAAAACAAAAGCCATTGCAGCAATCGAACGACTGGCCGTTCGCGGAATGGAGTATGCATCGAAGAACGCATTCAACGTGACCAGCGTTGATCCATGGAAACCGCAATTCATCGGCTTCTATTCGACTGCTGACGCGTATGACATGACACGCGCGCATGCGTTGACCGGCAAACTGGAATACCTGATCGGCGCCGTCCAAGCGACTCAGTTCCAAAGCGGGTGCAACCCCAACAATCTCGTTTACACGACCGGCGTGGGCGCCAACCCAGTCAAACATGTCTTCAAGTTGGACGCACGATTCACAGGCCAACCCGTGCCCGAAGGACTGACGCCGTACGGCAACATCGACTTCGAAAAATGGAATGACGAAGGAACCACTTGGCCGATAAAATGGGTCATCGGCAACGTCACTCAGCCCAACCCGTACGCCTGGCCGACGCACGAAGCGTACTGGGACTTGGGCGGTTGGCCGATGTTAGAAGAATTCACCGTCGACGCATGGACCCCCAACGTCCTTGTTTGGGGGTACTTGGCTTTTCGCTAG
- a CDS encoding 3-keto-disaccharide hydrolase: MRRTFAFTLSAILSLSIAGFSGAEEYLNGITWDTPPIVTPGETDNAPPADAVVLFDGTDYSNWNGAETWTIEDGAAIVGKGFIVSKDEFGDCQLHVEWSAPLPAEGTGQGRGNSGIFMMGKYELQVLDSYENETYHDGQAGAIYKQTPPAANVNRKPGEWNTYDIAWTAPRFNEDGSLKSPAYMTVFLNGVLIHNHFELKGDTPFNRPPEYKAHGEKGPISIQDHKNPVRFRNIWVREFKQAAGEQTAEPYLR, encoded by the coding sequence ATGCGACGTACTTTTGCGTTCACCCTGTCCGCCATCCTTTCCCTGTCGATCGCCGGATTCTCCGGCGCGGAAGAATATCTCAACGGCATCACCTGGGACACTCCGCCGATTGTGACACCCGGCGAAACGGACAACGCGCCACCGGCCGACGCGGTCGTCCTGTTCGATGGCACGGACTATTCGAACTGGAACGGCGCCGAAACGTGGACGATCGAAGACGGCGCGGCCATCGTTGGCAAGGGATTCATCGTCAGCAAAGATGAATTCGGTGATTGCCAACTTCACGTCGAGTGGTCGGCGCCGCTGCCCGCCGAAGGCACCGGCCAAGGTCGTGGAAATAGCGGCATCTTCATGATGGGCAAATACGAATTGCAGGTGCTGGATTCTTACGAGAACGAAACCTATCACGACGGCCAAGCGGGTGCGATCTACAAACAAACGCCACCGGCGGCAAACGTCAACCGAAAGCCGGGCGAATGGAACACTTACGACATCGCGTGGACAGCGCCACGATTCAATGAAGATGGATCGCTGAAGTCGCCGGCCTACATGACGGTTTTCTTGAACGGTGTGTTGATCCACAATCACTTCGAACTCAAGGGGGATACTCCCTTCAATCGTCCGCCGGAATACAAGGCGCATGGCGAAAAGGGTCCGATCTCGATCCAAGATCACAAGAACCCCGTCCGCTTCCGCAACATTTGGGTCCGCGAATTCAAGCAAGCCGCGGGCGAACAAACCGCAGAACCGTACCTGCGATAA
- the tadA gene encoding tRNA adenosine(34) deaminase TadA, translating into MDDEGDRGGDGDEGILLAQFDAHWMTRALEQAHEAATADEVPVGAVIIRDGDLIASASNQRESLHDPTAHAEMIAITQAAASIEDWRLERCTLYVTLEPCLMCAGAILQSRIPRIVFGASDPKGGAVTSLYRVLEDTRLNHQCLVTSGVMAEAAGRILTDFFASKRAMGKK; encoded by the coding sequence ATGGATGACGAAGGTGATCGTGGTGGCGACGGCGACGAGGGAATCCTATTGGCTCAGTTCGATGCCCACTGGATGACCCGTGCGCTCGAGCAAGCTCATGAAGCCGCCACGGCCGACGAAGTACCCGTCGGCGCCGTGATCATCCGCGACGGCGACTTGATTGCGTCGGCATCGAACCAACGCGAATCGCTTCACGACCCGACCGCGCATGCCGAGATGATTGCGATCACACAAGCCGCCGCGTCGATCGAGGATTGGCGGTTGGAACGGTGCACGTTGTACGTCACCCTTGAACCCTGTCTGATGTGCGCCGGCGCGATCTTGCAGTCGCGAATTCCTCGCATCGTTTTCGGCGCATCGGACCCCAAAGGCGGCGCCGTGACCAGTCTGTACCGAGTGCTTGAAGACACCCGGCTGAATCATCAATGTTTGGTCACGTCCGGCGTGATGGCCGAGGCGGCAGGACGAATTTTGACCGATTTTTTCGCGTCAAAGCGAGCTATGGGTAAAAAGTAG
- a CDS encoding VanZ family protein, whose translation MLQSRPLVRKSFRTDWKQQPAYLIEALPMRPVTKISLLGVRLAIVALTVYWIAIFTGTHLPAVHDFSPRVNDKIKHFSAFFGLAMLMCYATTSEKLVKRFGIIALVAMAYAAFDELTQMLVPGRQADVMDFVADAAGVLTAISVYVLARYVTVMRNQRMQML comes from the coding sequence GTGCTGCAGTCTCGCCCACTCGTCCGAAAAAGTTTCCGCACGGATTGGAAACAACAGCCAGCCTACTTGATCGAAGCCTTGCCGATGCGTCCGGTCACCAAAATCTCTTTGCTAGGCGTTCGACTGGCAATCGTCGCACTCACAGTCTACTGGATCGCGATATTCACGGGTACACATTTGCCCGCAGTCCACGATTTTTCGCCGCGGGTGAACGATAAAATCAAGCATTTCAGTGCCTTCTTTGGCTTGGCGATGCTGATGTGTTACGCCACCACTTCCGAAAAGTTGGTGAAGCGATTCGGCATCATCGCGCTGGTTGCGATGGCCTATGCCGCCTTTGACGAATTGACGCAAATGCTGGTTCCGGGCCGCCAGGCGGACGTGATGGATTTCGTCGCCGATGCGGCGGGGGTACTGACCGCGATCTCGGTCTATGTCCTTGCACGCTATGTGACGGTCATGCGGAATCAGCGAATGCAGATGTTGTAG